CGCCGTGTTCCTGCAAAAACTCATCAATACCCTGCCCCTGCCCGTTTTTTATAAAAACCCCAATGGAGTCTATCAGGGCTGTAACAAAGCGTTTTCCGATCTGTTTAACCGCACCGACCAGACTATCACTGGTCATACGAACTCGGATATTATGACCAGAGAGCTTACCGGCATTTTTAATCAGGTGGACGAAAAAACCATGCATACCGAATCGTTCTATGCCATCGGAACGGAAACAACGCTAAATAATCATCAAACTCATTTCATCGATATCTGCTGTGCACCTTATTTTCACCATGATCACAGCGTGGCCGGTCTGATCGGATTTGTACTGGATCAGACGACGCAAAGAGAAATCCTTCAGTCGCTGGCTCAGAGCGAACAGCATTACCGCACTCTCATAGAACACCACCCGGGCATTATTCTCAGTTTTGATCTCGATTTGAACATCGTGTATGCCTCGCCCAATACCGAGTTCTTCACCTCTGTCCCGGCAGCCGGCCTGAACGGAAAACATATTTCTGAGACAGCACTGGATGCTGACTTTAATCAGAAGCTGGCGGGTCATCTGCGTAAATGCATCCAGACAGATATCCCTGTCATGGAATATCTCACATACACCCGACCGAATAACACAAAGCTGGTCTTTGATGTCCATATCGTCCCCATCAAATCATCGCAGCAAAGCCGGACAGCTTCGCTTCTTTGCCTCCTGAGCGATACGACCAGGGAAGCCTCACTTGAAAAAACACTGCGGTCTCTGTTTGATCAGATGATCAACGGCTTTGCTTCCCACGAAATGATATACGACGAACACGGGAAGGCTGTTGATTATCGGTTCCATTATGTAAACAGGGCTTTTGGAAAAATGGTCGGTATTGAGGCGGATGCGCTTGTAGGTAAACGGATTCGGGAAGTCTATCCTTCCATCGGGAAAATATGGATTGAAACATTTGAAGAGGTCATAAAAACAGGCGTCCCGGCATGTTTTGAACACTATAACCGGCCGCAGGACAAACACTTTAAAGTTCAGGCTTACCGTGATCATACCGGTACATTTTCCTCCATTGTGGAAGACGTTACTGAAAACAGAAAAACACAAGAGGCTCTCATCCGTGCCAAAAACGAGATGGAAGAAGCCAATCAGCGGCTCCTGACATCCATGCAGCATGCCAATCAGTTGACCATCACGGCCGAATCGGCGAGCAAAACGAAAAATGAATTTTTGGCCAATATGAGCCATGAACTGCGTACTCCGATGAATGGCATTATTGGCATGTCCGGCCTGCTTCTGGATACGGTTCTGGATGATGAACAACGCGGCTACCTAGAGATTATCAGCCAAAGTTCACAGGATCTACGGGATCTGATTAACCAGATTCTCGATTTCAGCCGCATCCAGCAGGATAATATGATCCTGGATAATAAACGGTTTGAGCTGCGCAGCGTTGCTGAAACGGCACTGGAGCTTATTGCCAGACGATTCACTGATAAAGATATCGCCTTTACATTATTGATCGACGAAGACGTTCCGAGTCACCTGGAAGGCGATGAAACGCGGCTTCAGCAGGTTCTTTGCAACCTGCTACATAATGCGGCGAAATTTACTGCCGAAGGCGATGTGAGTATTCATATCAAACTGGAAAGCAGGAACCGAAGGCATGTAAAACTGCGCTTTGAAGTCGATGATACCGGCATCGGCATTCATCCCGACAATACTGCGCTGATTTTTGAACCCTTCACCCAGGCCGATGGATCATCTACCCGGCGCCATGGCGGAATAGGTATGGGACTTACGATTTCCCGTATGATTATTACCCGCATGAAGGGTGAGATTGGTGTGACCGCCAATAACACAAAAGGAGGTGCTCACATCTGGTTTACCGCCGTTTTTAACCATCCGGGCGATGCGGAATCCGATATGACGGTGACGCCCCTGTTCTCTGCGGATACGCACGGGATTGTTCTTCATTCGAATACCAGGGTCGCGCAATCCATCGCGACCCTGCTAAAACAGACGGGAATCATTGTTTCCGTGGTTTCCTCGGCAGCCCAGGCAGAAGCGGCCATGGAGCACCATGGCAGCGGTACGCATATTCTATTCGTCGAATATACACAGGCTTTTCAATTCCGCACGACGAACTATCCGCCCATCCTTCCCGTATCCCTCCAGCTGCACGCGATAATTATCCCTGTTGTACCTATTGCACTTTTTGAAAACATCTCTCGGGCAAACGTCGCAAAATACATATTGCCTATGCCTGTCACACTGAGTCATCTTATTGATATTCTCATAGATATTTCCGATCCATGCATTCCGCCAGACAGTATCCGGGTGCATCATAAGGAAAAGAAAAAAAACATCGTCGCCCTGCTCGCGGAAGACATCTACCTGAATCAGTTTTTGACCACTAAAATCCTGAACAAAATCGGGGTACATGTCGATGTGGTTTCGAACGGTGAAGAAGCACTGCAGGCACTGAAATCAATGGATTATGATATCGTGTTTATGGACTGCCAGATGCCCGTAATGGACGGATTCAGTGCCGCAAAAGCCATCCGCGATGCGACATCAGAAGTGCGGTGGCATGATATACCCGTTATTGCCCTCACCGCGTACGACCAGCAGGCAGGCATCATAAAGTGTGAAGCAGCAGGAATGAATGGGTACATCGCGAAGCCGGCCACTCCCTCTGATTTTATTGCGGCACTGAATAAGTGGGTAGGAAAGGAGCCCCCGCTGCATGTAAAAACGATTCCCAATACTCCGCCGGCGATTGAATCACCCGCCAACCTGGTACTGGACAGGCAGAATCTTCTGGAACGACTGGAAGGTGATAGCATGCTGATGCACGACCTGCTGGCAGCATTTTATTCCGAAAAAAGCCAACGGCTAATCAATATTCAATCCTGTATACACAGTCATGACCGAGAGAAAATTAGAAAAACAGCCCATGCGGTGAAGGGCGCGGCGGCAAATGTAAGTGCTCCCGAGCTGACACAATACGCTGTGCAGCTGGAACACGCGGTGCTAACCGCTTCGAATTCAGAATGTAACAAACTTGCCAGTAATATGTCCGATGCTTTTCTTCGATTGCTTGTTGAAATTGAAGGGGCTCTGGGTAATCATGAAACTTCATTGGGAGCGCAGTAATATGAAAACACTAATAGTTGAAGACGATTTAACCACAAGAATTCTGCTACAGCGAATCCTTGAACAATATGGGGCAACCGATATTGCCGTAAATGGTAAAGAAGCGGTTGATGCCGTCAAGCATGCTCTGGACATGGGTAGCAACTACGATCTGATATGCCTTGATATCATGATGCCTGAAATGGACGGACAGGATGCGCTTAAGGTCATTCGCCATGCAGAACAAGATCACGGCATCATCGAAACCGACGGCGCACGTATTGTCATGACGACGGCACTCAGTAATCCCAAGAACATCATAACCGCCTTTAAGAACATGTGTGACGCCTATCTGGTGAAGCCTGTCGATAAGCAGCACATAGTTGAAAAATTAAGGGAACTAAACCTGATTTCAGATTAGCTCCCCCGTAACATCAGCCACGATAATGATTGGTGATAGGAATGCGGCGATCCCTGCCAAAGGCGCGTGGAGTAATCTTGACCCCGGGAGCCGCCTGACGGCGCTTGTATTCATTGATATCAACCAGTCGCGCAACACGACGTACCGTTTCGTCTGCAAAGCCTTGCGCGATAATTGCATCAATTGATGCCTGTTCTTCCACGTACATCGATAGTATGGCATCCAGTTCATCGTAATCCGGCAAGGAATCTGAATCTTTCTGATCCGGACGCAGCTCTGCTGAAGGAGGCCGTTCAATGGTGGTCGGAGGAATAGCCGGAGACGTCCCCTGTTCATTGCGCCAGCGGCACAAGGCAAAAACCATCGTTTTGGGTACGTCTTTGATTAATGCATATCCCCCGCACATATCACCGTAAATGGT
The nucleotide sequence above comes from Spartobacteria bacterium. Encoded proteins:
- a CDS encoding response regulator is translated as MRSTSSRIGKKAPLATAAVVFILLTCACLFVYMQAREIIQQDLRDTFTRRTKRTDLSVQRILTSLENRAKNMGALFASCSPPPIDSLVPLMYPYTSLWWIPCNTSIHTMDQLTGLHIQAAVPELRRSTLLTANLAPTASTVAALTEAWTSGDPAAVIEPDIDDSDVMRLTMLVPVAGGGQSQGLLVLRADMSDLISSITETLIQPCVIISWVNPPALAMKKSTAAQRVKRTKDARGIQSIRHTYPLADEHITLDFMPTGIFRENHASPVPLLYLIAGISFSLMISIIAALAHYTCRIRRILKTEEAELRKQFLYQRLDAIPTGIFVVKQTKCLFANKAACTLMQRSPADMDGVRLQELLPCIHMPATPDEPVTTMAEECTIRRDGQADVHVRVEISHPENDEYLILCTDITPMNKTQAALHHHAVFLQKLINTLPLPVFYKNPNGVYQGCNKAFSDLFNRTDQTITGHTNSDIMTRELTGIFNQVDEKTMHTESFYAIGTETTLNNHQTHFIDICCAPYFHHDHSVAGLIGFVLDQTTQREILQSLAQSEQHYRTLIEHHPGIILSFDLDLNIVYASPNTEFFTSVPAAGLNGKHISETALDADFNQKLAGHLRKCIQTDIPVMEYLTYTRPNNTKLVFDVHIVPIKSSQQSRTASLLCLLSDTTREASLEKTLRSLFDQMINGFASHEMIYDEHGKAVDYRFHYVNRAFGKMVGIEADALVGKRIREVYPSIGKIWIETFEEVIKTGVPACFEHYNRPQDKHFKVQAYRDHTGTFSSIVEDVTENRKTQEALIRAKNEMEEANQRLLTSMQHANQLTITAESASKTKNEFLANMSHELRTPMNGIIGMSGLLLDTVLDDEQRGYLEIISQSSQDLRDLINQILDFSRIQQDNMILDNKRFELRSVAETALELIARRFTDKDIAFTLLIDEDVPSHLEGDETRLQQVLCNLLHNAAKFTAEGDVSIHIKLESRNRRHVKLRFEVDDTGIGIHPDNTALIFEPFTQADGSSTRRHGGIGMGLTISRMIITRMKGEIGVTANNTKGGAHIWFTAVFNHPGDAESDMTVTPLFSADTHGIVLHSNTRVAQSIATLLKQTGIIVSVVSSAAQAEAAMEHHGSGTHILFVEYTQAFQFRTTNYPPILPVSLQLHAIIIPVVPIALFENISRANVAKYILPMPVTLSHLIDILIDISDPCIPPDSIRVHHKEKKKNIVALLAEDIYLNQFLTTKILNKIGVHVDVVSNGEEALQALKSMDYDIVFMDCQMPVMDGFSAAKAIRDATSEVRWHDIPVIALTAYDQQAGIIKCEAAGMNGYIAKPATPSDFIAALNKWVGKEPPLHVKTIPNTPPAIESPANLVLDRQNLLERLEGDSMLMHDLLAAFYSEKSQRLINIQSCIHSHDREKIRKTAHAVKGAAANVSAPELTQYAVQLEHAVLTASNSECNKLASNMSDAFLRLLVEIEGALGNHETSLGAQ
- a CDS encoding response regulator: MKTLIVEDDLTTRILLQRILEQYGATDIAVNGKEAVDAVKHALDMGSNYDLICLDIMMPEMDGQDALKVIRHAEQDHGIIETDGARIVMTTALSNPKNIITAFKNMCDAYLVKPVDKQHIVEKLRELNLISD